Within the Senegalia massiliensis genome, the region TAAATGATAATCGACCTATTGGTTATGTGCCTCAGTTTAGTAACTTTGATAGATCATTTCCTATAAAAGTATTAGATGTTATACTTTTAGGTAAACTTGAAGGGAAAATTAAATTTCTTCATAGATTTAAAAATACAGATATTAAAAAGGCTGAGGAAATAATGCATAGCCTTGGCATATATAAATTTAGAAATAGACAAATATCACAATTATCAGGTGGACAACTTCAAAAGGTACTTATTGCTCGTGCACTTATAATGGAACCTGAAATTATGATATTAGATGAACCTACAGCAAGTTTAGATGCTAATTCTAAAACAGAAATATACAATTTACTTAAAAAGTTAAATGAAGATAAAACTATAATAGTAGTAAGTCATGATGTAGGGGTCATTAATTCTTATATAGATACGGTAGCTTGTCTAAATAAGAAGATGCATTATCATGGTGAGGATACAAAATTGAGCAAAAGGACATTAGAAAATGTTTATGGTTGTCCAGTAGAATTAATAGCACATGGAAATACTCCTCATAGAGTGCTTCATGTTCATGATGAGGAAGGTGAAGAAATATGATATTAGAAGCATTTAAATATGATTTTTTTACAAATGCTTTTATTGCAGCAATACTTGCAAGTATTGTTTGTGGAATAATAGGTACTATAATTGTAGAAAAGAAACTTGTAATGATGAGTGGAGGTATAGCCCACACTTCTTTTGGAGGTATAGGTCTTGGGTATCTATTGGGATTTGAACCTATAATAGGTGCATTTTTATTTTCAATTATTGCTGCACTTTCCATATCTACAATAAATAGACGTGCAAAAACTAATTCAGATGCTATAATAGGCATATTTTGGTCAGTAGGAATGTCCTTAGGTATATTCTTTATATCCTTAATGGAAGGATATCCACCAGATATGACATCTTATCTTTTTGGAGATATTCTTACAGTTTCAGATTTTTCTATGAATATAATGATTGTAGCAAATATTGTAGTAGTTACTTCTATTATATTATTATTTAACTATTGGAAATCTTATTTATTTGATGAAGAGTTTTCAAGAGTATTGGGAATAAAAACTAGATTGTTGGAGAACTTTTTATTTGTAATGATAGCTTTAACTATTGTAGTATTACTTAAAGTAGTAGGAATAATACTTGTTATAGCTCTTCTTACTATACCACCTGCCATTGCTAAATTATTTACTTATGATTTGAAAAATATGATGATAATTTCTAGTATAATAGGGATTATATTTACAATTACAGGATTATTTATATCATATACATTTGATATAGCTTCAGGCGCTACAATAATACTTTTATCAGCATCAACATATTTTATATTAGCTATTATTAAGGGAAAAATTTTTAGAAAATAAACTTATTAATCTTGGAGAATACTCCAAGATTTTTTTAATAATTGTATTATTATGTATGATATACTTAAAATTAGATGTATATTTTAAAGGAGGAATTTATTTGGAGAGTATAAATGAGAAGGAATATAGTAGGAGATGGATTATATGGGGAGTACTTGCTCTTTCTTATGTAATAGTATTTTTTCATAGAGTAGCAGCAGGTGTTGTAAGGGAAGAACTTATAAATTCGTTTAGTATAACAGATGTAGAGTTTGGAAATTTTGGTTCCATGTATTTTTATCCATATATGTTAATGCAAATACCAAGTGGAATATTAGCTGATACTTTAGGGGCTAGGAAAACGGTTACATTAGGAACTATATTTG harbors:
- a CDS encoding metal ABC transporter permease; its protein translation is MILEAFKYDFFTNAFIAAILASIVCGIIGTIIVEKKLVMMSGGIAHTSFGGIGLGYLLGFEPIIGAFLFSIIAALSISTINRRAKTNSDAIIGIFWSVGMSLGIFFISLMEGYPPDMTSYLFGDILTVSDFSMNIMIVANIVVVTSIILLFNYWKSYLFDEEFSRVLGIKTRLLENFLFVMIALTIVVLLKVVGIILVIALLTIPPAIAKLFTYDLKNMMIISSIIGIIFTITGLFISYTFDIASGATIILLSASTYFILAIIKGKIFRK
- a CDS encoding metal ABC transporter ATP-binding protein gives rise to the protein MNIIEVNNLTVKYDNVIALDDININIKKGEFLGIIGPNGGGKTTLLKSLLGLIKPNTGQVKINDNRPIGYVPQFSNFDRSFPIKVLDVILLGKLEGKIKFLHRFKNTDIKKAEEIMHSLGIYKFRNRQISQLSGGQLQKVLIARALIMEPEIMILDEPTASLDANSKTEIYNLLKKLNEDKTIIVVSHDVGVINSYIDTVACLNKKMHYHGEDTKLSKRTLENVYGCPVELIAHGNTPHRVLHVHDEEGEEI